In the Salvia miltiorrhiza cultivar Shanhuang (shh) chromosome 8, IMPLAD_Smil_shh, whole genome shotgun sequence genome, CAAAACCGAATAATacgtaaaaatatatattgataaacTTTATAAAGTTTCATTCCTATTCGTTGGCTATGATGTTCAATATTCACATAGTCGAGATTCACGAAGAAGTATTGCGCTATTTACCATTGAGTGGATTTCTTATGGCCCAACTTGGGTCAATTCCAAAAATCAttagttttaataaattaataaaataatattttttagaaaattcttttataaatatcttgtaaatgttataaattaacaattattaGAATATGAGAATTATGAAtactatgataattaatttatttaaaatacgaATCCATCTTCAACTTGAATACTACTTGATCATCGATCATTAGGATTTTCAATAATATCAGCCATAATTTAAGTTTGTATGGCATGAAAAAGTTTATAATATTTAAGTTTACTTGAGAGGCGAGACTTGCTTGCTTAGTGTAAATTCGAGTTGGTAATCCAACTATTTATATGTTATCGAAAAGTTCCAAATTAAGGCCATCAATAAATTTGTCTGGCATGATCGTAGGTAGGGTTGTAAATGAGTCTGGCCTAGTCGAATACTAATGGACTCGAGCTCAGCTTGtgtaaatattcgggtgtttgAGCTCggttcgagctcgattcgagcttttatctagCTGTTCGAACTCGGCTCGTGATCCACTTACCAAGCTCGAGTTCGGCTTGTTAGATGTTCGTATCGAATTCGAATTcgttaaaaatttagaaaatatttattaattaatatgttactcgagTTCGAGTTCGTCTCGTTTAAGGTTCGTGTACTAGCTCTATTGAATGCTTGAACCGGCTCGCAAACATGTCacgaacaatcgaattcgaacatgcTCGCGAGCTTAGTGAGCCGAGTGCTGTCAGGCTCGAACTTGTCTTGACAAAACTATCGGGCTCGAAATCAGGcttgagctcggctcgtttactatCGAATCGTATTTcaaacgagcttttttcgaatTGAATCTCGAATAGTTTGCGaatagctctgttcatttacagctagccaatatgaaattataatttattcaaGGCCAATATTAGGACAAGTTGTTTAAATACTCTAGCTAAAATCTACGCAAACAAGAGTTTAGGCACAAGGCGAAGAGCATTCTTCTTATGCATTACAAGTCCAGAAATGTAATCGAAATCAATGTCTTCTCCCTTCATTCCAAGAGGCAATTCCCATTCAAATTTGCACAAAACATTTGCCAATGCAAGTTCGATTTGAGACATGGCGATCCCAATCCCGGGGCAGTGTTAGTCAAAAATAGGTAGGTAGCCATCAACTACCTCCACCATGTGCCACCTACCACCATTTGCCACCAACCACCTCTTAACTTTTGCCTATAAAGAGCCTCTCCGCAGCATTTGTAAAACACACCAAAATCACAACCAAAGCATTCTCTAgttagagagatagagagatagagagatagagagaaaatcttgtgagagaaaacttcagtgtggaagttatacacgagtgataaaagtgagttgagagatagcctctgcgtaggcagatacaaaatacagtgtggtattgttgtactcctccttttgtgagattctctaatatattggggtgggtccgtggacgtaggcagtttggccgaaccacgttaaatatcggtgtcatttttttttcccgtcttagataatttatatctttgatattgctttcgatttgataatgggcggaattatttgtgtatatttcccaacaactggtatcagagccacgtttGTGGCGGTCTGATAATTTTCTTGTGCTGTTACTATTCATCGTGAATAGTGATTTCGTTGTGAACAgtgattgtttttttttgtaattcttagtatgctctgtggttgcagtaaTTACTGAACCTCCACATCAGAAAAGAATTACTTTGAGAAAATTATCTTGTTTATCAATTGGGAGCAGTTACGATGGGCGACGGAAAGATTACGATTGAGAAGTTCGATGGTACGGATTTCGGTTTCTGGAAGATGCAGATCGAGGATTATCTTTATGGAAAAGATCTACATCAGCCCCTCAAAGAAAAACCAGATaagatggatccggacgagtgggGGCTGCTGGACAGAAAGGCGATGAGTGCAATACGTTTATCGCTGTCCAGGAACGTTGCCTACCACACGACTGGAGCAAAGTCAACAAAGGAGATGTTAGCGATTCTGGCGGAGATGTACCAGAAACCATCAACTGCAAACAAAGTACATTTGATGAGACGATTGTTCAATCTAAAAATGTCCGAGAGCACACCAGTGCAGAATCATTTGAACGAGTTCAATATGATCACCACACAGCTGAGCTCGGTGGAGATCGAGTTTGATGATGAAGTTCGTGCCCTAATATTGCTATCTTCTTTGCCAGAAAGTTGGGCCGGAACAGTGACAGCAGTTAGCGCTTCATCGGCAAAGGCAAAGTTGCACTTTGACGAAGTAAGAGATCTGATGATCAGCGAGGAGATTCGCAGGAAAGAATCTCCATCTTCTTCAGGGTCAGGGACTGCACTGAACACGGAATATCGAGGAAGATCGAAAGGAAGGCAGAACAGGGGAAGGTCAAAGTCCAGAGGAAAGAGCCAATCCAGGACGGATAAGGGTTCAATCCAGTGCTGGAACTGTGAAGAGTTCGGGCACTTTAAGAATCAGTGTAAAGCGCCACCGAAGAAAAAGGATCACAAAAAGACAGCGAACGCAGCCACAACAGAAGATGTAGGCGAGGCGTTGGTCCTGAGCGTGACCAGTCCGATGGAGTCGTGGGTGCTGGATTCTGGAGCGTCTTTCCATTCATGCAGTAATGaagatataattgaaaattatgtcTCTGGCGATTTTGGACAGGTGTATCTTGCTGATGATGAGCCCCTGAAAATCGTGGGAAAGGGAGACGTGCGAGTTGTGACATCCAACGGATCCGAGTTGAAGCTGAATCAAGTCAGACATATTCCTGGACTGAAAAGGAACTTACTTTCAATTGGGCAGCTTGATGCAGAGGGCTACACAGTGACATTTGGCTGCAGTAATTGGAAGATAATCAAGGGAGCTATGATTATAGCTCGTGGAAAGAAGGAGGGCACGTTGTATATgacaactaactccaaagattgCATTGATCTTGCAGGAGGAGTGAACAATGCAGATTTGTGGCATTGTCGGCTTGGCCACATGAGCGAAAAGGGGATGAAGATAATGTGTTCAAAGGGTAGGCTGCCTGGCCTGGAAACTGTTGAAGTTGGCCTGTGCGAGGATTGCGTGTTCGGAAAGCAGAAAAGGGTAAGCTTCTCGAGAGGCGGCAGAACCTTGAAGACGCAGAAGCTGGAGCTGGTCCATAGTGATCTATGGGGACCGGCGCCTGTAAAATCCCTTGGTGGCTCGGAATACTACATaaccttcattgatgattccACTCGAAAGGTATgggtttattttcttaaaaataaatccgACGCATTTGATACTTTCAGGAAGTGGAAAGCCCTTGTAGAAACTGAAACAGGGCTGAAAGTAAAGTGTCTACGATCCGACAATGGAGGAGAATATGAACTTAAGAAGTTCAAAGACTACTGTGCTGAGAATGGGATTCGCATGGAGAAAACCGTGAGAGGAACTCCCcagcagaatggtgtagcagaacgGATGAACAGAACACTAAATGAGCGAGCAAGATGCATGAGGCTGAAAAGTGGGTTGCCTAAGATGTTTTGGGCAGATGCAGTTAACACAGCTGCATTCCTAATCAATAGAGGTCCATCAGTTCCATTGGAGTTTCGGATACCTGAGGAAGAATGGACAGGAAAAGAGGTAAACCTATCTTTTCTACGCATCTTTGGATGTGTTGCTTATGCTCATATTGATCATGTTAATAGAAGCAAGTTAGATGCTAAATCTCTTAAGTGTACGTTCATTGGTTATGGTGGAGACGAGTTCGGTTATAGGCTCTGGGATGAGCAGAACCGAAAGGTTATTCGAAGTAGAGATGTGGTTTTCAATGAACAGGTGTTGTACAAGGAAAGAGTGAAAGCATCTAGCCCTGGCAATTCTGATTCCCAAGTAGTCGAGTTAGACATCTCAAACTCGAGTGGGAGCAAGGAGAGCCAGAATTTTGAAGAGGTTCCAGATGAGGAGCCAAGAACCCCACCACCAAACAATCCGCTGCCAAGACCGGTTAGAGAGCGACGTGCACCTGAGAGGTACTCGCCCTCTAACTTTTATTTACTACTTACTGATGGTGGTGAGCCTGAATGCTATGCAGAGGCAGATACTGGTAGTAATAAGCGGATGTGGAGAGTTGCTATGGATGATGAGATTGCATCTCTTATCCTAAACGGCACTTGGGAACTTGTAGAGCTCCCGAAGGGGAAGAAGGCATTGCATTGCAAGTGGATCTATCGAATCAAGATTGAAGCTGATGGTAGCAAACGCTACAAGGCAAGGCTGGTTGTCAAAGGGTTTGAGCAACGATACGGTATTGATTATACCGATATTTTTACTCCTGTTGTGAAACTGACCACTATTCGTTTAGTGTTGAGCATGGTAGTTGCAGAAAACTTGTTGTTACATCAGATGGATGTAAAGACAGCGTTTCTTCATGGTGATTTGGAGGAAAACTTGTACATGACACAGCCCGAGGGATTCGTggtgaaaggaaaagaaaatcttgtgtgcaagttgaaaaagagcTTGTATGGCCTGAAGCAAGCTCCGAAGCAGTGGTATAAGAAGTTTGACAGTTTTATGTTGGAGATTGGCTACGCGAGATGCCACGCTGATCATTGTTGCTACTACAAGAGGTTTGACAAAAGTTATCTTATCCTTTTGCTATACGTTGACGATATGTTGATCGCAGGAGCTGATGCAAAGGAAATGGATAAGTTGAAGAAGCAATTGTCTGAACGATTCTCCATGAAAGATCTTGGAGAGGCCAATCAGATTCTTGGCATGAGGATCAAAAGAGACAAGGCGGCAGGAAAGCTGTATCTTTCACAAGCCAACTACATTGAGAAGGTATTGGAAAGATTTAACATGCAGAATTCAAAGCCGGTGAACATCCCGTTGGGTTGTCACTTCAAGCTGTCGAAGAAGGAGTCGCCATGTACAAAGGAGGAACGTGCCGAGATGATAAAAGTACCTTATGCATCGGCAATAGGCAGCGTTATGTACGCCATGGTGTGTACAAGGCCAGATATTGCACATGCAGTGGGAGTAGTAAGCCGATTCATGGGTGATCCGGGCAAGCAACATTGGGAAGCAGTCAAGTGGATTCTTCGTTACTTAAGAGGTACCACGGACAAGGCTTTATGTTTTGATGGCAAGAGTGCCAAGTTGGTTGGCTATGTTGATGCAGATTTGGCATCAAATGACCTGGAAGGTCGGAAGAGTACAACCGGGTATGTATTTACTTTTGGTGGTACTGCTATTTCTTGGTCTTCTAAGTTGCAGAAGATTGTCACGTTGTCTACTACGGAAGCTGAGTATGTAGCCGTGACGGAAGCAAGCAAGGTGATGGTATGGTTGCAGAATTTCTTGGGAGAACTTGGGAAGAAGCATGAGAATAGTACACTCTTTAGTGACAGTCAAAGTGCTATTTTCTTGGCTAAGAATCCAGCGTTTCACTCAAGGACAAAGCACATTGAGTTGAAGTATCACTACATCCGTCACCTGCTGGAGATGAAGATCTTACAACTTGAGAAGATCCAAGGAAGCAAGAACTCAGCTGATATGTTTACAAaggcagtaaccattgataaattgaagttgtgctcaacttcaattggtttgctagaataacaaagacagaaaggctgctgcgttgatcgaggtgtgaagacagattgaaatcagtcttcaagtgggagattgttagtcaaaAATAGGTAGGTAGCCATCAACTACCTCCACCATGTGCCACCTACCACCATTTGCCACCAACCACCTCTTAACTTTTGCCTATAAAGAGCCTCTCCGCAGCATTTGTAAAACACACCAAAATCACAACCAAAGCATTCTCTAgttagagagatagagagatagagagatagagagaaaatcttgtgagagaaaacttcagtgtggaagttatacacgagtgataaaagtgagttgagagatagcctctgcgtaggcagatacaaaatacagtgtggtattgttgtactcctccttttgtgagattctctaatatattggggtgggtccgtggacgtaggcagtttggccgaaccacgttaaatatcggtgtcattttttttcccgtcttagataatttatatctttgatattgctttcgatttgataatgggcggaattatttgtgtatatttccCAACAGGCAGCCTCTCCGGCCGAATCCAAACGGAATCAGCTCCGGATTCTGACCTCTCACGTCGATGTGATCAGCCGACAAGAATCTCTCCGGCAAGAACTCATCTGCATTTTCCCACGTGGCGGGGTCTCTTGCAATAGCCCAAGCATTGATAAACACCATACTTCCACCTTCAATCTCATAGCCATTTATACTGCATTTCTTGGTAGTCTCTCTTGGGAGTAAAAGTGGACCAGGTGGAAACAATCTCATAGTTTCCTTCACAACTGCCCTCAAATATGGGAGTTTCTCTATGTCTTCTTCGTCGATCATCTCTTTCTTTCCGGCCAACTGCCTTATCTCCGCTTGCACTTTCTTCATCAACGAAGGCTTCTTCATCAACGCCGTTAGCGCCCACACTAAAGTAGCTGCAGTCGTGTCGCTGCCTCCGATTATTATATCCTgttatatttatcattttaataatattttttatgaaattaaaaatattattcacCCTAACTTTgagtttaaatgataaaaaataaatacttatataactaatggagtataaaattaaattgaagcaTCGAAAATTGAAATTGCAAATCTGAACACAAGTACACAACCGATGATATAAGGTTAATAGTGTGTTAGGTTTGGAATATTCAGCGTTTAAATGTcttgaattttcattttctcttgAAAGACCCCAAACTTTCAGCCCTTTCGATAGAACATCATGCTACACAAGGGGAGCAAAATATTCGAACAAATCGGTCCAAATCATAAAACATTAAAATATGGTTCAGattttttgatttattggtTTGGTTCAGTTTgttgaataaataaacttaatttaGTAAGAATTCTAGAATATTAGTTTTTTCAAATATGGTGGCAATAATATGTCAAATATGGTGGGCAATAATTTGTCAAATATGGTGGCAATAATATGTCAAATATGGTGGGCAACAATATGTCAAATATGGTGGCAATCTCCACCTATAAATATGTATTTGTATTGGAGTTGTGATGTGCAGAAAAGAAAATAAGCAAATTTGCTTTCATAAGTTTTTCTCCATCatatacacacgcacacacacgtccacataGTAGccaaaatttaaagaaattcATTCCtccaatatttattaatttctccaattttcctttatattccaacaaagtggtatcagagccacaagattctacttgtggtatggcgaatttacaatcgtttcaagtccccatgctcaacaagagcaacttcgatAATTGGAGCATCGAGATGAAGGCACTATTTggagcccacgacgtttgggaaatcgtggagaacggctacgaggagccgcaggacgaggccgcactatcccaacaacaaaaggatagattgcgagacgcgagaaagagagacaagaaggctctctgtctcatttatcaagcgctAGGGGACGatgatttcgagaaaatctcgAATGCAAGTACCGCCAAAGAAGcatgggagaagctccagaacgcgtggtacctcgacactgGTGCTAGCAATCATATGTGCGGGAAGAGAAACATGTTcgtggagctcgatgagtcggtaagtggcaacgtctcctttggtgatgaatccAAAgttccagttaaaggaaaagggaaaattttaattcgcttgaagaatggaaatcatgaatttatttccaacgtttattacgtgcccaatatgaaaaataatatcttgagtctgggacaactcttagagaaaggttatgatattcacatgagagattataatctttcaataagagatgacaaaaataatcttattgccaaggtgccaatgtcaaaaaatagaatgtttctattaaatattagaaatgatgtggcaaaatgcctgaaagcatgttaccaagataagtcttggttgtggcatcttcggtttgggcacttaaattttgGTGGTTTGGAGTTATTGTCTAAaaaagagatggtgagaggcctaccatccatcaaacatcccgatcaactctgcgaaggttgtctactcgggaagcagttcagaaagccgtttccaaaggagtcaagctcaagagctcaaaagccactggagttgattcatgctgacgtgtgtgggccgataaatccaagctccctcggtaaaaataattattttctgctcttcattgatgatttttctagaaaaacgtgggtatatttcttgaagcagaaattagaagtatttgatgcattcaagaaattcaaagctgccgtcgagaaggagagcggacgacaaatcaaggccatgAGGTCCAATCGAGGCGGAGAATTCACgtcaagggagtttctagaattttgcgaagcaaatggaattcggcggcccctgacagttccgagatccccccaacaaaatggagtggcaGAAAGAAAGAACagaacaatcatggagatggcgaggagcatgctaaagacgaagaattTGCCTAAGGAGTTCTGGGCAGAAGCAGTGGCATGCGCGGTGTATCtatccaaccgatcgccgacaaggagcgtgtggggaatgactccacaagaagcctggagcgggagaaagccaggaatttctcacctaaaggtatttgggagcaaagcctacgtgcatgtaccagatgagagaaggaagaagctcgatgacaaaagtgaagcattcatctttatcgggtacgactctagCTCCAAAGCCTATAAGTTATATAACCCAGAgaccaagaaaacagtgataagtcgagacgtcgagttcgacgaagaagaagTATGGGATTTCAGCTCCAACGGTGACTTCACCTACATCCCACAGTTAGAAGAACAAAGTGCAGAAGAGCAAattggagaagtccaacaagagccagtgactccaccagcttcaccagtgccagtcactgaagactcgccaccatctttcttaaatgaaagagccacaccacgagcaaggagtttgggcgagatatatgaggatactgaaaggttagaagatcttacCTTATTTTGCCTATTTGCTGATTGTGAGCCTGTTagctttgaagaagcagcagatagtgaaaattggcgagtcgcgatggatgaagagatcaaggccataaagaagaatgatacgTGGGAGCTCGTAACACTACCGAAAGGGCACAAGGCtattggagtcaagtgggtgtataaagttaagaagaattccaaggGTGAAGTGGAAAGATATAAAGCGAGGCTCGTCGCAAAAGGATATAGCCAAAGAGCTGGAATTGATTATGATGAGGTATTTGCTCCCGTCGCTCGATTAGAAACTATCAGACTAATACTCTCTCTTGCAGCCCAAAATAGATGGAAGATttatcaaatggatgtcaaatcagccttcttgaatgggtatatagacaaagaagtctatatcaagcagccaatgggctacgaggtgaaagggcaagaagataaagtcttgaagttaaagaaggccctatacggactaaagcaagcaccaagggcaTGGAATAGCAGGATCGATAAGTACTTGGAGGAGAATGGCTTCACCAAATGCCCTCACGAGCATGCCCTCTACGTTAAAGCCAATGGAGGAGAAGTCTTAATTGTGTGcttgtatgtagatgatttgattttcacaggaaataatccaaagatgattgaggagttcaagaagGCCATGTCAAAGGAGTTCGAGATGACAGACATTGGGCTGATGGCGTACTACCTCGGCGTGGAAGTCAAGCAACTCGaagatgggatcttcatcacacaagaaggatatgccaaggaaatcctcaagaagttcaagatggagGGCTGCAAAGCAATCAACACGCCAGTGGAATGCGGGATCAAATTATCCAAGAATGATGGAGGAGAAAAAGTGGACCCGACATTGTTCAAGAGCTTGGTTGGAAGTTTACGGTACTTAACTTGCACAAGGCCGGATATTCTTTATGCGACAGGACTCGTAAGTCGCTATATGGAAAATCCAACCACTACGCATTTTAAGGCGGCAAAGAGAATTCTTCGCTACCTCAAAGGTACGCTCAACTATGGCCTGTTCTATTCATGTACTGATGATTATAAGCTTGTTGGGTATAGTGATAGCGATTGGGCTGGAGATAATGATGATCGGAAGAGTACAAGCGGATTCGTGTTCTTCATGGGAGACACTGCTTTCACCTGGATGTCGAAGAAGCAACCCATAGTCACGCTATCAACgtgtgaagctgaatatgtggctGCCACATCCAATGTTTGTCATGCAGTTTGGCTACGAAGTTTACTGGAAGAGCTTGGATGGCCACAAAAGGAGCCAACAACTATTTACGTGGATAACAAGTCGGCAATCGCGCTCTCAAAGAATCCGGTGTTTCATAATCGAAGCAAGCATATTGACACCCGCTTCCACTACATCAGAGAATGCATCGCAAAGAAGGAGGTCCAAGTGGAGTATGTGAAATCACAAGATCAAGTTGCCGATATTTTTACCAAGCCGCTCAAGTTCGAGGATTTTGCGAAGTTTAGAATTTTACTCGGgatgacaaatcaagtttaagggggagtgttgaataaataaacttaatttaGTAAGAATTCTAGAATATTAGTTTTTTCAAATATGGTGGCAATAATATGTCAAATATGGTGGGCAATAATTTGTCAAATATGGTGGCAATAATATGTCAAATATGGTGGGCAACAATATGTCAAATATGGTGGCAATCTCCACCTATAAATATGTATTTGTATTGGAGTTGTGATGTGCAGAAAAGAAAATAAGCAAATTTGCTTTCATAAGTTTTTCTCCAtcatatacacacacacacacacgtccacataGTAGccaaaatttaaagaaattcATTCCtccaatatttattaatttctccaattttcctttatattccaacacagttttactttcttaaaaaaaattatttattttctataaatCGGACAAAATCGAAACTgagttatatttataatatatatatatatatatacatttttttctcaaaattttcaagttatttggTTTTAATTCTAAAAGTTTATGGTAATTCaattaattcggttcggtttgtttttttttgtttttttttttaaatcaaatataaatttggtttggttttaacAAAAGTCTCATATGAAATGGATTCAGCGTCCAATTATGAAATCCTTGCAAAAAGAAAATCGAATGCACAACCCTACCACAACACAAATTTCGGCAACAGAAATATGGTACTCTTTTGAAACTGATGATTGCAGTCGAGTTGTGAATCCTACATCACTAAGTTGAATAGTTGATAATTCAAGATTTCTCCTGCGAGATGAGTCATATCCCGGTCACTAAATTTTG is a window encoding:
- the LOC130998710 gene encoding cytochrome P450 71A1-like, producing MKKPSLMKKVQAEIRQLAGKKEMIDEEDIEKLPYLRAVVKETMRLFPPGPLLLPRETTKKCSINGYEIEGGSMVFINAWAIARDPATWENADEFLPERFLSADHIDVRGQNPELIPFGFGRRGCLLGNIHK